A genomic region of Pongo pygmaeus isolate AG05252 chromosome 7, NHGRI_mPonPyg2-v2.0_pri, whole genome shotgun sequence contains the following coding sequences:
- the TRIM35 gene encoding E3 ubiquitin-protein ligase TRIM35 gives MERSPDVSPGPSRSFKEELLCAVCYDPFRDAVTLRCGHNFCRGCVSRCWEVQVSPTCPVCKDRASPADLRTNHTLNNLVEKLLREEAEGARWTSYRFSRVCRLHRGQLSLFCLEDKELLCCSCQADPRHQGHRVQPVKDTAHDFRAKCRNMEHALREKAKAFWAMRRSYEAIAKHNQVEAAWLEGRIRQEFDKLREFLRVEEQAILDAMAEETRQKQLLADEKMKQLTEETEVLAHEIERLQMEMKEDDVSFLMKHKSRKRRLFCTMEPEPVQPGMLIDVCKYLGSLQYRVWKKMLASVECVPFSFDPNTAAGWLSVSDDLTSVTNHGYRVQVENPERFSSAPCLLGSRVFSQGSHAWEVALGGLQSWRVGVVRVRQDSGAEGHSHSCYHDTRSGFWYVCRTQGVEGDHCVTSDPATSPLVLAIPRRLRVELECEEGELSFYDAERHCHLYTFHARFGEVRPYFYLGGARGAGPPEPLRICPLHISVKEELDG, from the exons ATGGAGCGGAGCCCCGACGTGTCCCCCGGGCCTTCCCGCTCCTTCAAGGAGGAGTTGCTCTGCGCCGTCTGCTACGACCCCTTCCGCGACGCAGTCACTCTGCGCTGCGGCCACAACTTCTGCCGCGGGTGCGTGAGCCGCTGCTGGGAGGTGCAGGTGTCGCCCACCTGCCCGGTGTGCAAAGACCGGGCGTCACCCGCTGACCTGCGCACCAACCACACCCTCAACAACCTGGTGGAGAAGCTGCTGCGCGAGGAGGCTGAGGGCGCGCGCTGGACCAGCTACCGCTTCTCGCGCGTCTGCCGCCTGCACCGCGGACAGCTCAGCCTCTTCTGCCTCGAGGACAAGGAGCTGCTGTGCTGCTCCTGCCAGGCAGACCCCCGGCACCAGGGGCACCGTGTGCAGCCGGTGAAGGACACTGCCCACGACTTTCGG GCCAAGTGCAGGAACATGGAGCATGCGCTGCGGGAGAAGGCCAAGGCCTTCTGGGCCATGCGGCGCTCCTACGAGGCCATCGCCAAGCACAATCAG GTGGAGGCTGCATGGCTGGAAGGCCGGATCCGGCAGGAGTTTGATAAGCTTCGCGAGTTCTTGAGAGTGGAGGAGCAGGCCATTCTGGATGCCATGGCCGAGGAGACAAGGCAGAAGCAACTTCTGGCCGATGAGAAGATGAAGCAGCTCACAGAGGAGACAGAGGTGCTGGCACATGAGATCGAGCGACTGCAGATGGAGATGAAGGAGGACGACGTTTCTTTTCTCATG aaacacaaGAGCCGAAAACGCCG ACTCTTCTGCACCATGGAGCCAGAGCCAGTCCAGCCCGGCATGCTTATCGATGTCTGCAAGTACCTGGGCTCCCTGCAGTACCGCGTCTGGAAGAAGATGCTTGCATCTGTGGAATGTG TACCCTTCAGCTTTGACCCCAACACCGCAGCCGGCTGGCTCTCCGTCTCTGACGACCTCACCAGCGTCACCAATCACGGCTACCGCGTGCAGGTGGAGAACCCGGAACGCTTCTCCTCGGCGCCCTGCCTGCTGGGCTCCCGTGTCTTCTCGCAGGGCTCGCACGCCTGGGAGGTGGCCCTTGGGGGGCTGCAGAGCTGGCGGGTGGGCGTGGTACGTGTGCGCCAGGACTCGGGTGCTGAGGGCCACTCGCACAGCTGCTACCACGACACACGCTCGGGCTTCTGGTATGTCTGCCGCACACAGGGCGTGGAGGGGGACCACTGCGTGACCTCGGACCCAGCCACGTCGCCCCTGGTCCTGGCCATCCCACGCCGCCTGCGTGTGGAGCTGGAGTGTGAGGAGGGCGAGCTGTCTTTCTATGATGCGGAGCGCCACTGCCACCTATACACCTTCCATGCCCGCTTTGGGGAGGTTCGCCCCTACTTCTACCTGGGGGGTGCGCGGGGCGCTGGGCCTCCAGAGCCTTTGCGCATCTGCCCCTTGCACATCAGTGTCAAGGAAGAACTGGATGGCTGA